In one Haemophilus parainfluenzae genomic region, the following are encoded:
- the fecC gene encoding iron-dicitrate ABC transporter permease FecC, whose protein sequence is MMKSAFRWGLPLIILAFLLWGSLFLYYPIEIRPLAALQAFLPDGDEIAKITVTDLRLPRALVGMILGANLAVAGALLQTITRNPLASPTLLSVNSGASLAMVTASAFSPLILSGYSIALVASIGGGLSWFVVMLISNGWKDNSGDRSRVILAGIAVSLLCAALTKLVLIIAEDHAFGIMSWLAGGIAHARWNELLTLFPFFILTALFCLLFASRLNLLNLSDESARSLGINLFRLRWYANIMALLIVGSSVSVAGPVAFIGLLVPHLARYWIGYDLRKSLPMAMLLGAILMLAADTIARAVNFPSEVPAGAVLALIGAPVFVLFARGRH, encoded by the coding sequence ATGATGAAGTCTGCTTTCCGTTGGGGACTTCCCCTTATCATTCTGGCTTTCCTATTATGGGGAAGCCTGTTTTTGTATTATCCCATCGAAATTCGACCGCTTGCAGCGTTACAAGCGTTCCTCCCCGATGGCGATGAAATTGCCAAAATTACGGTAACCGATTTACGCCTACCGCGCGCATTAGTTGGCATGATTTTAGGTGCCAATCTTGCGGTGGCGGGGGCGTTGTTACAAACCATTACGCGCAACCCGCTTGCTTCACCTACGCTACTCAGCGTGAACTCTGGAGCTAGTCTTGCCATGGTAACCGCCAGTGCGTTTAGCCCCTTGATTCTTTCTGGTTATAGCATTGCCTTAGTGGCTAGTATCGGCGGCGGTCTGAGTTGGTTTGTGGTGATGCTGATCAGCAACGGATGGAAAGATAATAGTGGAGATCGTAGCCGAGTGATTTTAGCGGGGATTGCCGTATCACTACTTTGTGCCGCGCTCACGAAATTGGTGCTCATTATCGCGGAAGATCATGCCTTCGGTATTATGAGCTGGCTAGCTGGCGGCATTGCACATGCCCGTTGGAATGAATTATTGACGTTATTTCCGTTCTTTATTTTGACCGCACTTTTCTGCCTGCTTTTTGCCAGTCGTTTGAATTTACTCAATTTAAGCGATGAATCTGCGCGTTCGTTAGGCATCAATCTCTTCCGTTTACGTTGGTACGCTAACATCATGGCGTTATTGATTGTAGGTTCAAGCGTGAGTGTTGCTGGCCCAGTAGCCTTTATCGGCTTACTAGTGCCCCATCTGGCACGCTATTGGATTGGTTATGACTTGCGAAAATCGCTCCCTATGGCGATGTTACTTGGCGCAATTTTAATGCTCGCTGCAGATACCATTGCCCGCGCGGTCAACTTTCCTAGCGAAGTGCCTGCTGGTGCGGTGCTTGCCTTAATCGGTGCCCCAGTCTTTGTATTATTTGCCAGAGGAAGACACTAA
- the fecD gene encoding Fe(3+) dicitrate ABC transporter permease subunit FecD: protein MRTSHVSFRAISFYVVTLSLMVLLFGLSIRLGTYTLSFEEIWAAFQPDDKNYFTLMEYRLPRAVLAILLGGALAISGVLVQSVVRNPLASPDILGINNAAGLVAVSVLMFLPNLAFYWMPIFAFLGGVLSFAILWIVCGFNFRPIKMAIIGVALSALWAAISHYLMLTNPVEINTAMLWLTGSLWGRSWSYLNVVLPWLIVLLPLPFIFCRDLDTLGLGENKASTLGVTVNKVQISVLVLAVALSTTAVAICGPIAFLGLVAPHLARRLVGGRHRTLLPAALIIGALLLQLSDILARVIDPPTELPAGILTAIIGAPYFFYLLMRTK, encoded by the coding sequence ATGCGAACCTCTCATGTATCTTTTCGTGCTATCAGCTTTTATGTCGTCACGCTTAGTCTAATGGTACTGCTCTTTGGATTGAGTATTCGCCTTGGCACTTATACGCTTTCTTTTGAGGAAATTTGGGCGGCCTTTCAGCCTGATGATAAAAACTATTTTACCTTGATGGAATATCGCCTACCCCGTGCAGTATTAGCGATTTTATTAGGCGGAGCCTTAGCAATTTCTGGTGTGTTAGTGCAAAGCGTGGTGCGCAATCCACTTGCCTCTCCCGATATTTTAGGGATTAACAACGCGGCTGGGTTGGTTGCCGTTTCGGTATTGATGTTCTTGCCAAACTTAGCATTTTACTGGATGCCAATTTTTGCCTTTTTAGGAGGTGTGCTCTCTTTTGCCATTTTATGGATCGTGTGCGGTTTTAACTTCCGCCCTATCAAAATGGCAATCATTGGGGTCGCACTTTCCGCATTGTGGGCAGCCATTAGTCATTATCTGATGCTGACCAATCCGGTCGAGATCAATACGGCGATGTTATGGCTTACAGGAAGCCTATGGGGGCGCAGCTGGTCTTATTTGAATGTGGTATTGCCATGGTTAATCGTATTACTGCCCTTGCCATTTATTTTCTGTCGCGATCTCGACACCCTTGGTTTAGGTGAAAACAAAGCCTCAACCCTTGGCGTGACCGTAAATAAAGTGCAAATCAGCGTTTTAGTGCTAGCGGTAGCCCTTTCCACTACAGCCGTGGCAATTTGTGGTCCTATTGCCTTTTTAGGCTTGGTTGCGCCGCATCTTGCCCGTCGTTTAGTCGGCGGTAGACACCGCACCCTATTACCGGCAGCCTTGATTATTGGCGCCCTCTTATTACAACTTTCGGATATTTTGGCGCGGGTGATTGACCCACCAACTGAACTACCAGCGGGTATTCTGACCGCGATTATCGGTGCGCCATATTTCTTCTACTTATTGATGAGAACTAAATAA
- the fecE gene encoding Fe(3+) dicitrate ABC transporter ATP-binding protein FecE, giving the protein MSIEINNLSLGYQDKLVVKNLSLKFPKNKVIALIGPNGCCKSTTLKAVARLLKPKQGSITHKGQDIWQKSPKEYAQELAFLPQQHLVPEGIKVHELIAYGRSPYLNLWGKLSQKDEELVNWAMTQTQTAELAEQLVSDLSGGQQQRVFLAMTLAQDAELVLLDEPTTYLDLNRQAELMGMMRQMQQNGKTVITVLHDLNQACRYCDHLIVMKKGAVMAQGTPDEVMTEGLLKDVFDLDVIIHRDPISNTPMFILK; this is encoded by the coding sequence ATGAGCATTGAAATCAATAATTTATCTTTAGGTTATCAAGATAAACTCGTGGTTAAAAATCTGTCGCTAAAATTCCCGAAAAATAAAGTGATTGCGTTAATCGGCCCAAATGGCTGCTGTAAATCCACCACATTAAAAGCGGTAGCGCGCTTGCTTAAGCCAAAGCAAGGCTCAATCACCCATAAAGGTCAGGATATTTGGCAAAAAAGCCCTAAAGAATATGCCCAAGAATTGGCTTTTCTCCCGCAGCAACACTTAGTGCCAGAAGGGATTAAAGTACACGAATTGATCGCTTACGGGCGTTCGCCTTACTTAAACCTCTGGGGTAAACTCAGCCAAAAAGATGAAGAATTGGTTAATTGGGCGATGACACAAACACAAACTGCCGAACTCGCCGAACAGTTAGTTTCCGATTTATCTGGTGGTCAGCAACAACGGGTATTTTTAGCTATGACTCTTGCGCAAGATGCTGAATTAGTGCTACTCGATGAGCCGACTACTTATCTAGATTTAAACCGCCAAGCTGAACTCATGGGCATGATGCGACAAATGCAACAAAACGGCAAAACCGTGATTACGGTGTTGCATGACCTCAACCAAGCCTGCCGCTATTGCGATCACTTAATCGTCATGAAAAAAGGTGCAGTGATGGCACAAGGTACGCCTGATGAAGTGATGACCGAAGGGTTGCTGAAGGATGTGTTTGATTTGGATGTCATCATTCATCGTGATCCTATCAGCAACACACCGATGTTTATTTTGAAATAA
- the pgaA gene encoding poly-beta-1,6 N-acetyl-D-glucosamine export porin PgaA, whose translation MKSLAHVFKAMLLAGVSTSVAQVAYAQKSSVDTERENIIIFSRQGDSQLNQAIPKLESLFKRTHDVKVRDDLMTLYLRTNQSAKALSLCESCAPAQFSQNELENLGKAARNEKQYDRAVAFYSQLQKQYPDNPNGWLGGALAFTETKNYNAAKNALSVYKKRFGQDNAYLDAESYLLDFTEPDMAKLGRWQRQLEQNPKNITLMRELYRLASKYNLLPLQEKLQKAYPDQFNQKDMMWFEHGKTITSSKNATTPAQQEKSFEELTALLAKINPEHPLYQQALQDHFVMGVRLNKFDEIEDDFNTLQAQPNVPAYLEEAFGDYWAAKGSPHKALAIYQAIEQQALNNKLAVSDGLLHKLSLTASDAGKFELAQQYLERMNSNIYINDYTRTSKILNPGHDSRYFSLARLALWRGNSKLAQQLIDDRLFNKTPGDPWVMLQKAELERNRGNYDDAKLWAEKAGYFLRKNDQQEARNNLAETALSQNDLPAVSKTINAMNEEQRQSAQSLIKHYEQARSGKIVGSVGLQHRTSPISYSNESSQDYAIYTPKTANGHDLYVHYLETRSPYDKESLISRRIGVGTELNFYPLQVKMEGGKGIKLNDKAYFSTEANYTLNQHWSFNLDANINGSGTPVKAINKGVYTKDIGFSTTYSYSDIFQAGLGGGVMKFDDGNLRKEANFWLNLNTFKHDRWALTNNFRVDYSKNKTIDSAEYYNPSKATSLELGADLSYYQPLNYGLVLNHHLKASVGAYKQAELSREKMWSISYGHQWRVGKKFGVSYEIGRKKNIYDGSAEFNNFGNLNFSIYY comes from the coding sequence ATGAAATCTCTAGCCCATGTCTTTAAGGCAATGCTATTAGCGGGTGTCAGTACCTCAGTAGCACAGGTTGCCTATGCCCAAAAATCCTCTGTTGATACCGAACGAGAAAATATCATCATTTTCTCCCGTCAAGGAGATTCCCAATTAAATCAAGCTATTCCCAAACTTGAATCCTTATTTAAGAGGACTCACGATGTAAAAGTGCGCGATGATTTAATGACACTCTATCTGAGGACGAATCAATCCGCTAAAGCACTTTCACTTTGCGAAAGCTGCGCACCAGCGCAATTTTCCCAAAATGAACTGGAAAATTTAGGCAAAGCCGCTCGAAATGAAAAACAATACGATCGTGCCGTTGCATTCTATTCCCAATTGCAAAAGCAATACCCTGATAATCCAAATGGCTGGCTTGGTGGCGCATTAGCTTTCACAGAAACCAAAAACTACAATGCGGCAAAAAATGCACTGAGTGTTTATAAAAAACGTTTTGGACAAGATAATGCCTATCTTGATGCTGAGAGTTATTTGCTTGATTTCACTGAACCCGATATGGCTAAACTTGGCCGTTGGCAACGTCAGTTAGAACAAAATCCGAAAAATATCACCTTAATGAGAGAGTTGTATCGTTTAGCATCAAAATACAACCTTCTGCCATTACAAGAGAAACTACAAAAAGCCTATCCAGATCAATTCAATCAAAAAGACATGATGTGGTTTGAGCATGGTAAGACGATTACCTCCTCAAAAAATGCGACAACGCCTGCACAGCAAGAAAAATCATTTGAAGAATTGACCGCACTTTTGGCTAAAATTAACCCTGAACATCCTTTGTATCAACAAGCATTGCAAGATCATTTTGTGATGGGTGTCCGATTGAATAAATTTGATGAAATAGAGGATGACTTCAATACATTACAGGCTCAACCTAATGTGCCCGCGTATTTAGAAGAAGCCTTTGGTGATTATTGGGCAGCAAAAGGCTCACCACACAAAGCATTAGCGATTTATCAAGCAATTGAACAACAAGCCTTAAACAATAAACTCGCTGTGAGCGATGGTTTACTTCATAAACTCTCTCTCACTGCAAGCGATGCGGGCAAATTTGAATTGGCTCAACAATATTTAGAGCGTATGAATTCAAATATTTATATCAATGACTATACCCGAACATCAAAAATTCTAAATCCAGGCCACGATTCTCGCTATTTTAGTTTGGCTCGTTTAGCATTATGGCGTGGTAACAGCAAATTGGCTCAGCAACTGATTGATGATCGTCTATTTAATAAAACGCCAGGTGATCCATGGGTTATGTTGCAAAAAGCAGAACTTGAGCGAAATCGTGGCAACTATGATGATGCCAAATTATGGGCGGAAAAAGCTGGTTATTTTTTGAGAAAAAATGATCAGCAAGAAGCTCGTAATAACCTGGCTGAAACTGCCTTAAGTCAAAATGATTTACCAGCAGTTTCAAAAACGATTAATGCAATGAATGAAGAACAACGTCAGTCAGCGCAATCCCTTATTAAGCATTATGAACAAGCGCGTTCTGGCAAAATTGTAGGGAGTGTCGGCTTACAGCATCGCACCTCACCAATAAGTTATAGCAATGAAAGTAGCCAAGATTATGCGATTTACACACCGAAAACAGCAAATGGGCACGATCTCTACGTTCATTACTTAGAAACTCGCTCCCCTTATGACAAAGAAAGTCTTATTTCTCGCCGAATTGGTGTAGGAACAGAGCTCAATTTCTATCCACTCCAAGTGAAAATGGAAGGCGGGAAAGGCATTAAGCTTAATGATAAAGCCTATTTCTCTACAGAGGCAAATTATACCCTCAACCAGCATTGGTCATTTAATTTAGACGCCAATATTAATGGTAGTGGCACTCCAGTTAAAGCCATCAATAAGGGTGTGTATACCAAAGATATTGGTTTCTCTACCACGTATTCCTATTCCGATATTTTCCAAGCTGGGCTAGGTGGTGGCGTCATGAAATTTGATGATGGCAACTTAAGAAAAGAAGCCAATTTCTGGTTGAATCTCAATACATTCAAACATGACCGTTGGGCGCTAACCAACAATTTCAGAGTCGATTACAGCAAAAATAAAACCATTGATTCTGCTGAATATTACAACCCATCAAAAGCGACAAGCTTGGAATTGGGTGCGGATTTAAGTTACTACCAACCACTTAATTATGGCTTAGTCTTAAATCATCACCTGAAAGCCAGTGTGGGTGCTTATAAACAGGCAGAACTCAGTCGAGAAAAAATGTGGTCGATAAGTTACGGACACCAATGGCGTGTTGGTAAAAAATTTGGCGTGTCTTATGAAATTGGTCGTAAAAAGAATATTTACGACGGTAGTGCTGAATTCAACAATTTCGGAAATTTAAACTTCTCTATTTATTATTAA
- the pgaB gene encoding poly-beta-1,6-N-acetyl-D-glucosamine N-deacetylase PgaB encodes MRSLKHFAKIIICTLSLFSAFAFAQDRYGVLAYHSVVDESAAENQKHYFPQTISAQTLIKHFNWLKENGYNVISWQQVIDAENGKGTLPDNAVLLSFDDGYETMYNVVFPLLKAYHYPAVFAPVTGWLDTPANQKITYADKMLDRSVFATWSQVKEMEQSGLVEVASHTHNLHNGINANPSGGQLPSVIAPEYKNGKYETEDAYKNRLKSDFARSVQTLVNHIGKKPRVMVWPYGQFNDVAVQLARQAGMPHYFSLGEKIINKVGDKHIGRLLLNAETDLNTVKNYLDGIDESKQIQRVLHVDLDYVYDADKAQQAKNLDKLIDRIYRYGVTTVYLQAFSDPDGDGVADALYFPNKYLPVRDDIFGRIAWQLQTRAGVKVYAWMPVLAFDLRKSVKEAEYVIDSRTGKPSTKAYLRLSPYNKQNVEIIKSIYNDLSFYAKFNGILFHDDAFLTDFEGAEGNHAEGIVSPQAKQKTQDLIQLTHQLTDALKPYFLRGSYSLKTARNLYASVITNPNAEEWLAQNLKTLTDNYDTTAIMAMPYMENEQPISQEEAYQWFASLIENVKAQAPLDKVLFEFQAVNWRTQKPIPESELIDWMMLLQKNHIYSYGYYPDNFLTNQPDLNKMKPYFSVNTNAGKK; translated from the coding sequence ATGAGATCTCTAAAACATTTTGCAAAAATCATTATTTGCACGCTTTCCCTTTTTTCGGCTTTTGCCTTTGCGCAAGATCGTTATGGCGTATTAGCTTATCACTCTGTTGTAGATGAAAGTGCGGCTGAAAATCAAAAACATTATTTTCCTCAAACGATTTCAGCCCAAACCTTAATTAAACATTTTAATTGGCTAAAAGAAAACGGATACAACGTGATCAGTTGGCAGCAAGTTATCGATGCTGAAAATGGTAAAGGCACATTACCTGATAATGCGGTATTGCTAAGCTTCGATGATGGCTATGAAACCATGTATAACGTGGTCTTTCCTCTATTAAAGGCCTATCACTACCCTGCTGTTTTTGCGCCAGTGACAGGCTGGTTGGATACACCGGCAAATCAAAAAATCACTTATGCCGATAAAATGCTAGATCGTTCTGTTTTTGCCACTTGGTCGCAAGTCAAAGAAATGGAACAAAGTGGGCTCGTTGAAGTAGCCTCACATACTCATAATCTTCATAACGGTATTAATGCTAACCCATCTGGTGGCCAATTACCCTCAGTGATTGCGCCTGAATATAAAAATGGAAAATATGAAACAGAAGATGCCTACAAAAACAGATTGAAATCTGATTTTGCTCGTTCTGTTCAAACGTTAGTCAATCATATCGGTAAGAAACCACGTGTAATGGTGTGGCCTTATGGACAATTTAATGATGTTGCTGTGCAACTTGCACGACAAGCAGGAATGCCACACTATTTCTCATTAGGTGAAAAAATCATCAATAAAGTTGGCGATAAACATATTGGACGCTTATTACTTAATGCAGAAACCGATCTAAATACCGTTAAAAACTATCTTGATGGCATTGATGAAAGCAAACAAATTCAACGAGTACTGCATGTTGATTTAGATTATGTCTATGATGCGGATAAAGCTCAGCAAGCCAAAAACCTTGATAAGTTAATCGACCGCATCTATCGCTATGGTGTGACGACAGTTTATCTTCAAGCTTTCTCCGATCCTGATGGGGATGGTGTAGCCGATGCCTTGTATTTCCCCAATAAATATCTTCCTGTACGAGATGATATTTTTGGCCGAATTGCTTGGCAATTACAAACACGCGCAGGCGTAAAAGTCTACGCCTGGATGCCTGTACTCGCCTTTGATTTACGCAAAAGCGTAAAAGAGGCAGAATATGTCATTGATAGCCGCACGGGCAAGCCTTCAACAAAGGCTTATTTACGCCTTTCACCTTATAACAAACAGAATGTTGAAATCATTAAATCCATTTATAACGATTTGTCATTCTACGCCAAATTTAATGGCATTTTATTCCATGATGATGCGTTCCTAACCGATTTTGAAGGCGCAGAAGGCAATCACGCTGAAGGCATAGTTAGCCCACAAGCAAAACAAAAAACACAAGATTTAATCCAATTAACCCATCAACTCACTGATGCGTTAAAACCTTATTTCTTGCGTGGTTCATATTCTCTTAAAACGGCTCGTAATCTTTATGCATCAGTGATCACCAATCCCAATGCAGAAGAATGGTTGGCACAAAACTTAAAAACGCTCACTGACAATTACGACACGACGGCCATTATGGCGATGCCATACATGGAAAATGAGCAGCCGATTTCACAAGAAGAAGCCTATCAATGGTTTGCCTCTCTCATTGAAAATGTGAAAGCCCAAGCACCATTAGATAAAGTCTTATTTGAATTCCAAGCGGTGAATTGGCGAACTCAAAAGCCAATTCCTGAATCCGAATTGATTGATTGGATGATGCTATTACAAAAAAATCATATTTATAGCTATGGCTACTATCCAGATAACTTTTTAACTAATCAGCCGGATCTGAACAAAATGAAACCGTATTTTTCTGTAAATACGAATGCAGGAAAAAAATAA
- the pgaC gene encoding poly-beta-1,6-N-acetyl-D-glucosamine synthase, with protein sequence MNQQFLEAVSIFVFMYPAGMAIYWVTASLCYYLFMEGKLGQPTFQQMPKERVPMVSIMVPCYNEGDNLDEAIPYLLQLRYPNYELIFINDGSKDNTGEIIDRWAKADEHIVALHQENQGKASALNHGLLVAKGEYVACIDGDAVLDFDAIDYMVQSLELNRAYGAVTGNPRVRNRSTILGRLQVSEFSSIIGLIKRAQSLMGTIFTVSGVCCLFRKDVMEEIGGWSTNMITEDIDVSWKIQTAGYNIMYEPRALCWVLMPESLRGLYKQRLRWAQGGAETILKYFPQVWRWKNRRLWPMYAEYFITATWAILLVALAALALYRKIALGIGIQNMELFEINISIMFFSFFLQCLLSLYIDSRYEKGLIQYGISCIWYPYVYWLLNTVTLLIGIPKAIFRNKSKLAVWTSPDRGV encoded by the coding sequence ATGAACCAACAATTCTTAGAAGCAGTGAGTATTTTCGTATTCATGTATCCTGCTGGAATGGCAATATATTGGGTGACGGCAAGTTTGTGTTATTACCTTTTTATGGAAGGAAAACTTGGGCAACCAACTTTCCAACAAATGCCCAAAGAACGCGTGCCAATGGTCAGCATTATGGTGCCTTGCTACAACGAAGGGGACAACCTAGATGAAGCTATTCCTTACTTGCTTCAACTTCGATACCCAAACTATGAGCTGATCTTTATCAATGATGGCAGTAAAGATAACACGGGTGAAATTATTGATCGTTGGGCAAAAGCTGATGAGCACATCGTGGCGCTTCACCAAGAAAACCAAGGTAAAGCCAGCGCATTAAATCATGGTTTGTTAGTTGCTAAAGGTGAATATGTAGCCTGTATTGATGGTGATGCCGTATTAGATTTCGATGCGATCGACTACATGGTGCAATCCCTCGAATTAAACCGTGCTTATGGTGCTGTTACTGGCAACCCACGCGTACGTAACCGCAGTACTATCTTGGGACGTTTACAAGTGTCTGAATTTAGCTCCATTATCGGTTTAATCAAACGAGCTCAAAGCTTGATGGGAACGATCTTCACGGTATCCGGCGTATGTTGTCTATTCCGCAAAGATGTGATGGAAGAAATTGGTGGCTGGAGCACCAATATGATCACGGAAGACATTGATGTCAGCTGGAAAATTCAAACGGCCGGTTACAACATCATGTATGAACCCCGTGCCTTATGTTGGGTATTAATGCCCGAAAGCCTGCGCGGATTATATAAACAACGCTTGCGTTGGGCACAGGGTGGTGCAGAAACCATCCTCAAATATTTCCCACAGGTCTGGCGCTGGAAAAACCGTCGCCTATGGCCTATGTATGCAGAATATTTCATTACCGCAACTTGGGCAATCTTATTGGTTGCACTCGCGGCTCTTGCACTATACCGCAAGATTGCTTTAGGTATAGGTATTCAAAACATGGAGTTGTTTGAAATCAATATCTCGATCATGTTTTTTTCCTTCTTCTTACAGTGTCTCTTAAGCTTATACATTGACTCACGTTATGAAAAAGGATTAATCCAATATGGAATTTCCTGCATTTGGTATCCCTACGTTTATTGGTTACTCAATACTGTAACGTTACTCATTGGAATCCCAAAAGCGATTTTTAGAAACAAGTCCAAGCTAGCTGTCTGGACAAGCCCTGACAGAGGAGTTTAA
- the pckA gene encoding phosphoenolpyruvate carboxykinase (ATP), whose translation MTDIKNVIKELEAVGIHDVKEVVYNPSYEQLFEEETKPGLEGFEKGTLTTTGAVAVDTGIFTGRSPKDKYIVLDDTTKDTVWWTSDVAKNDNKPMTQETWSSLKGLVTKQLSGKRLFVVDGFCGASEQDRIAVRIVTEVAWQAHFVKNMFIRPTEEQLKTFKPDFVVMNGSKCTNPNWKEQGLNSENFVAFNLTERIQLIGGTWYGGEMKKGMFSMMNYFLPLKGVGAMHCSANVGKDGDVAIFFGLSGTGKTTLSTDPKRELIGDDEHGWDDVGIFNFEGGCYAKTIHLSEENEPDIYRAIRRDALLENVVVRADGSVDFDDGSKTENTRVSYPIYHIDNIVKPVSRAGHATKVIFLTADAFGVLPPVSKLTPEQTKYYFLSGFTAKLAGTERGITEPTPTFSACFGAAFLTLHPTQYAQVLVKRMQAAGAEAYLVNTGWNGTGKRISIKDTRGIIDAILDGSIEKAEMGELPIFNLAIPKALPGVDPAILDPRDTYADKAQWQAKAEDLAGRFVKNFEKYATNAEGKALIAAGPKA comes from the coding sequence ATGACTGACATTAAAAATGTAATTAAAGAACTTGAAGCCGTTGGTATTCATGATGTAAAAGAAGTGGTTTATAACCCAAGCTATGAACAACTTTTTGAAGAAGAAACAAAACCCGGCTTAGAAGGCTTTGAAAAAGGTACGCTTACCACAACTGGCGCGGTGGCTGTTGATACAGGGATCTTTACCGGTCGTTCACCGAAAGATAAATACATCGTTTTAGATGATACCACAAAAGATACTGTGTGGTGGACTTCTGATGTGGCGAAAAACGATAACAAACCAATGACTCAAGAAACTTGGTCAAGCTTGAAAGGTCTTGTGACTAAACAACTTTCTGGCAAACGTTTATTCGTGGTTGATGGTTTCTGTGGTGCAAGTGAACAAGACCGTATCGCGGTACGTATTGTGACTGAAGTAGCATGGCAAGCACACTTTGTGAAAAATATGTTCATTCGTCCGACAGAAGAACAATTAAAAACCTTTAAACCAGATTTCGTGGTAATGAATGGTTCTAAATGCACCAACCCGAACTGGAAAGAACAAGGTTTGAACTCTGAAAATTTCGTTGCATTCAACTTAACTGAGCGTATCCAATTAATCGGTGGTACTTGGTACGGCGGTGAAATGAAGAAAGGTATGTTCTCAATGATGAACTACTTCCTACCACTTAAAGGTGTAGGTGCAATGCACTGTTCTGCTAACGTAGGTAAAGACGGTGATGTAGCAATTTTCTTCGGTTTATCAGGTACAGGTAAAACCACCCTTTCTACCGATCCAAAACGTGAATTAATCGGTGACGATGAGCACGGTTGGGATGATGTAGGTATCTTCAACTTCGAAGGTGGTTGCTACGCGAAAACTATTCATCTTTCTGAAGAAAATGAACCAGATATCTATCGTGCAATCCGTCGTGATGCGTTATTAGAAAACGTAGTGGTTCGTGCAGATGGTTCAGTTGATTTCGATGATGGTTCTAAAACTGAAAATACTCGTGTGTCTTACCCAATTTATCACATTGATAATATTGTTAAACCAGTGTCTCGTGCTGGTCACGCAACGAAAGTCATTTTCTTAACTGCGGATGCATTCGGTGTGTTACCTCCAGTGTCTAAATTGACACCAGAGCAAACCAAATACTACTTCTTATCTGGTTTCACCGCTAAATTAGCCGGTACAGAGCGTGGTATTACTGAACCAACTCCAACCTTCTCAGCATGTTTTGGTGCGGCGTTCTTAACCCTCCACCCAACACAATATGCTCAAGTTTTAGTTAAACGTATGCAAGCTGCTGGTGCAGAAGCGTATTTAGTTAATACCGGTTGGAATGGTACAGGTAAACGTATCTCAATCAAAGATACTCGTGGTATTATCGATGCAATCTTAGATGGTTCTATCGAAAAAGCAGAAATGGGCGAGTTACCAATCTTTAACTTAGCGATTCCAAAAGCATTACCAGGTGTAGATCCAGCGATCTTAGACCCACGTGATACTTATGCAGATAAAGCACAATGGCAAGCTAAAGCTGAAGATCTTGCAGGTCGTTTCGTGAAAAACTTCGAAAAATATGCGACTAATGCAGAAGGTAAAGCACTTATCGCAGCAGGTCCAAAAGCTTAA
- a CDS encoding alpha/beta hydrolase, protein MFTQSTQAEPDFKIPPIQESMKKMYQIQQKDFTFEGKHYRLFIAVPPKTSKKLTALYTLDGNAQFPIAVNAVNPNKPLPLIVGIGYVSDKAYVIEERTRDYTFPAEGAEFAKGGKAADFLRFIQQDVKPYIEQHFDINKEKQYFFGHSFGGLFGLYVLFHQPDLFQYYTLASPSLWWGNGSFLPQNEPWISQKPSHILITLGYYEEHPEQDPNMTEEQLQRINQRKQMRTLNAHQLAEILEKQGNSVTFVSIPNKNHGGSIPDAIKHCLEQVQQ, encoded by the coding sequence ATGTTTACGCAAAGCACGCAAGCAGAACCTGATTTTAAGATTCCACCTATTCAAGAAAGCATGAAAAAAATGTATCAAATTCAACAAAAAGATTTTACTTTTGAAGGCAAGCATTATCGTTTGTTTATTGCTGTTCCACCGAAAACGTCGAAAAAACTGACCGCACTTTATACGCTAGATGGTAACGCTCAATTTCCAATAGCAGTGAATGCTGTCAATCCTAACAAACCGCTCCCCCTTATTGTCGGTATCGGTTATGTATCTGATAAAGCTTACGTCATTGAAGAACGCACGAGAGACTACACTTTTCCTGCAGAAGGTGCTGAATTCGCCAAAGGAGGAAAAGCCGCCGATTTTCTACGTTTTATTCAACAAGACGTAAAACCTTATATTGAGCAACATTTTGATATCAATAAGGAAAAACAATATTTCTTTGGGCATTCTTTTGGTGGGTTATTTGGATTGTACGTGCTCTTCCATCAACCAGATTTATTTCAATATTACACCTTGGCAAGCCCTTCTCTTTGGTGGGGAAATGGCTCATTTTTACCTCAAAATGAGCCATGGATTAGCCAAAAACCATCACATATCCTGATTACATTAGGCTATTATGAAGAACATCCTGAGCAGGATCCAAATATGACTGAAGAACAATTACAACGAATTAATCAACGGAAACAAATGCGAACGCTCAATGCACATCAATTAGCGGAAATATTGGAAAAACAAGGTAATTCCGTGACGTTTGTTTCTATCCCCAATAAAAATCATGGTGGCTCGATTCCGGACGCCATCAAACATTGTTTGGAACAGGTTCAACAATAA